The segment CCCCAGCGTACAGCCTTCAGCGACCAGCGTAAAGCGGTTTTTCCGTCCGGCGTAGCCGGAACTGGCCGCACGAAGTGCGACTGGCCTCTGCCAAGGGCAGAGACTGGCCTGCGTAGCAGACTGGCTTATTTTCCCTCCTGCGAAGCAGCCTCACTTCCGCTTCGGATCTTTCGAAGGACGGGTCCACGGTCTTGGACGAAGGACCAAGGACGTTTCTTTACGGCGACCAGCGTTTCTTATCCAAGCGGCTCTTCCGCCCGGCGTAAACGGAACTGGCCGCACGAAGTGCGACTGGCCACCGAAGGTGACTGGCGTGCGAAGCACACTGACTCCCAAATAGTCCTGCGGTCTGTCCCATTTTTCGCGTCTCTCGCGCTTCCGAAGTACGCTCTCATGCTTCTCTAATTCTTATTCTGTTTTCGCTTACAATCATTATCTTCCCGGTTGCGGAGCTTTTTTTGAGCAGAGGAATTAGTTTTTCGAGCGCTTCAAGAACTGCCTCTCTTGATTGGGTCTTGAGACGAAATATAATTATTCCTGGAATCTCGGTGCGACTAAGCAGCGTGATGTCGGAGAAATCAAGATCCTGAGTTACGAGAACTCTATTCTCATTTCCGCAAACCATAAGAATACACTCATCAGTTGCGCCAGCGAGTTGCTCTTCTATCACGTTAGCGGCATCGAAATCGTTCTTGCGAAAGAGCGCAAGCGCAGCTTCGGGAAGATTTTCATCGAGCTTGAACTTCTCTTTCAAGGCAGAATCTCAACTCGCTCTTTTGTAAGCAGAGAAGCATATTCGATAGCGGCGATAATGTCCTCACGAACCAACGAAGGATATTGATCGATAATTTGCTCGAAACTATGTCCGGCCGCAAGCTCATCCAGTATGAGAGAAACAGGAATCCTGGTTCCCTTTATACAGGCTTTGCCATGACATATATTTGGATCTAGAACAACTCTTTGAATACCTGCCATAGAAGCCTCCTCATCTGTTTGAATCAATTATAGCATCGTGACAACAATCGGCTATAAGGTATCTTCTCGCTCTTTCGAAGGACGGAGACGACGGATCGGGGTCCGGCATGACGGGAAGAGAGAAGGACTGTCATCCCGTAATGGTTCTATACGGGATCTCGCTCTTACCGTTGAAAGAGTAGATAATGAAAGAGGATACATTGAAGAAGGTTGTTTCTGAAATAATAAACACAGAGCTTGATGACGGGGTTAGTTTCAAATACGAACGTATGATGCCAATTCGCGAAGAAGATGAATACAACGACTT is part of the Mesotoga sp. UBA6090 genome and harbors:
- a CDS encoding DUF433 domain-containing protein, translated to MAGIQRVVLDPNICHGKACIKGTRIPVSLILDELAAGHSFEQIIDQYPSLVREDIIAAIEYASLLTKERVEILP
- a CDS encoding DUF5615 family PIN-like protein — protein: MKEKFKLDENLPEAALALFRKNDFDAANVIEEQLAGATDECILMVCGNENRVLVTQDLDFSDITLLSRTEIPGIIIFRLKTQSREAVLEALEKLIPLLKKSSATGKIMIVSENRIRIREA